The following proteins come from a genomic window of Thermocrinis jamiesonii:
- a CDS encoding type IV pilin protein: protein MRQQKGFTLIELLVVIAIIAILASLAIPQYINYQKKARVSSYAEPIARGCIMDIASWCMENPGTNVDFNKIKNCGNGTTTTIPTAGGDVTLKRPGNVSCDANGYADATVNATLSTASGFVAKCFTANQSIKCTVEQE, encoded by the coding sequence ATGAGACAGCAGAAAGGTTTTACCCTCATTGAACTGCTGGTAGTCATCGCCATCATAGCCATCTTGGCATCCTTGGCAATACCGCAGTATATAAACTATCAAAAGAAAGCTAGGGTAAGCTCTTACGCAGAGCCAATAGCAAGAGGTTGTATTATGGATATTGCGTCTTGGTGTATGGAGAATCCTGGCACAAATGTTGATTTTAACAAAATCAAAAATTGTGGAAATGGCACTACAACTACTATTCCTACAGCTGGAGGAGATGTTACTCTAAAGCGTCCGGGAAATGTATCATGTGACGCCAATGGATATGCTGATGCCACAGTAAATGCAACCCTTAGTACCGCATCAGGTTTCGTTGCAAAGTGCTTCACTGCAAACCAATCCATCAAGTGCACTGTAGAGCAAGAATAA
- a CDS encoding type IV pilin protein codes for MPFFNSSPRKGGFTLIELLVVIAIIAVLASIAIPQYLNYTKRAHLSSYVLPMARACMADIASYCSANNPSSGTETYSVIGNSTFPNCVANYTTPVGMVTVSVEENPVCNSSGELTAGRIVAYFSPDGQKVVCKVDVKPFKCYIE; via the coding sequence ATGCCTTTTTTTAACTCCTCCCCCCGCAAGGGGGGTTTTACTTTAATAGAGCTTTTGGTGGTCATTGCGATAATTGCTGTGCTTGCATCTATAGCCATTCCTCAGTATTTGAACTACACAAAAAGGGCTCATCTTTCTTCCTATGTTCTTCCAATGGCAAGAGCTTGCATGGCTGATATTGCCTCTTACTGTTCGGCAAATAATCCAAGCTCAGGGACGGAAACTTACTCTGTAATTGGAAACTCTACCTTCCCTAACTGCGTCGCAAACTACACCACCCCCGTAGGTATGGTAACTGTGTCCGTAGAAGAAAACCCAGTTTGTAACAGTTCAGGAGAGCTTACTGCGGGAAGAATAGTAGCCTACTTTTCTCCAGACGGGCAAAAGGTTGTGTGCAAGGTTGATGTAAAGCCTTTCAAATGCTACATAGAATAA